GCGAAACCCTCGCAAATAAGGTGCAGCAGTGAACGGCGTGCCGATGGAACATGCCCTGCTGCTGGCCGGCGCGCTGTTCGCGCTCGGCCTGGCCGGCGTGCTGGTGCGCCGCAACCTGCTGTTCATCCTGATGAGCCTGGAGATCATGCTCAACGCCACCGGCCTGGCCTTCGTCGCCGCCGGCGCGCGCTGGGGCCAGGCCGACGGGCAGGTGATGTTCGTCCTGATCCTCACGCTGGCCGCGGCCGAGGTCTCGGT
This genomic interval from Nevskiales bacterium contains the following:
- the nuoK gene encoding NADH-quinone oxidoreductase subunit NuoK, yielding MNGVPMEHALLLAGALFALGLAGVLVRRNLLFILMSLEIMLNATGLAFVAAGARWGQADGQVMFVLILTLAAAEVSVGLALVLQVYHRFRTLDADAVSEMRG